A window from Dysidea avara chromosome 2, odDysAvar1.4, whole genome shotgun sequence encodes these proteins:
- the LOC136246378 gene encoding uncharacterized protein, with the protein MDLSNAVDFSSADEISDLSWVDPPPSSYRFTVSLGDVVLGDENFQYVPFLQGLQQFLEHPEVFDEVLRDNRRCDGLIGDYCDGHFITDNAYFQEIPNALQLVMYYDEVETCDVLASHRGVHKLGVFYYTIANLRPALRSTHRCIQLIAVVTHPLLKKYGFGEILNPFIKDVKTLYKDGIIVVNNGHQNRFYGTVIAFLADTVAAHEIGGFNWCKFCIAQM; encoded by the exons ATGGATTTAAGTAATGCAGTTGACTTTAGTAGTGCAGATGAGATTAGTGATCTTTCATGGGTGGACCCTCCTCCAAGTAGCTACAGAT TTACAGTCAGCCTTGGGGATGTAGTGTTAGGGGATGAAAACTTTCAGTATGTGCCATTTTTGCAAGGATTACAACAATTTCTTGAGCACCCAGAAGTCTTTGATgag GTGCTACGGGATAACAGAAGATGTGATGGCCTTATTGGTGACTACTGTGATGGCCATTTTATTACCGACAACGCTTACTTTCAAGAGATACCCAATGCTCTGCAGCTTGTAATGTATTATGATGAAGTTGAGACTTGTGATGTGTTAGCAAGTCATAGAGGTGTTCACAAATTAG GTGTGTTTTACTATACCATTGCTAATCTTCGTCCTGCATTGCGATCCACCCATCGCTGCATCCAACTTATAGCAGTTGTTACACATCCATTATTGAAGAAGTATGGATTTGGAGAAATTTTAAATCCCTTTATCAAAGATGTCAAAACACTATACAAG GATGGTATCATTGTGGTAAACAATGGACATCAGAACCGTTTTTATGGAACTGTGATTGCTTTTTTGGCAGACACAGTTGCCGCCCATGAAATTGGTGGGTTTAATTGGTGTAAGTTTTGCATTGCGCAAATGTAG
- the LOC136242677 gene encoding uncharacterized protein isoform X2, with product MEKTYLQQDKHGESTISSRETSILSCDSSPGSPTSSVASQHSKGSNSLPDPFPIPVFRQTTEQNLVKKDLYPDDRRYMVRVLSTMILAHVSKASVHDCEQVGKALVQKFPFLKEYHSWAQFMYVGCQNCNRKPANATSEPKPKKKMSDNHHYSTIFGEPEDAETHARNMELLETEWTKFIDKKASADGVKELMSRTFLHRRECICHSERPVSEIMKEYRCLSRLIFVAYVRDGQSEDMMEQFEEKWKRFVRVIMSYSRAIPFQTKELKQILEELGDDCDVPQIISLKLNI from the exons ATGGAGAAGACATATTTACAACAG GATAAACATGGAGAGTCAACAATTAGTAGTCGAGAG ACATCAATTCTGTCATGTGATAGTTCTCCTGGATCACCTACTTCTAGTGTTGCATCTCAGCACTCGAAG GGAAGTAATAGCCTTCCTGATCCTTTTCCAATCCCAGTCTTCAGACAAACCACTGAACAGAATTTAGTCAAAAAGGATCTTTATCCTGATGATCGGCGTTACATGGTCAGGGTATTGTCAACTATGATTCTTGCCCATGTATCCAAAGCCAGTGTGCATGATTGTGAACAAGTGGGAAAGGCTCTTGTACAGAAATTCCCTTTCTTAAAAGAATAT CATTCCTGGGCACAATTCATGTACGTAGGATGCCAAAATTGTAACCGTAAACCAGCAAATGCAACGAGTGAACCTAAACCAAAAAAGAAGATGTCTGACAATCATCATTACTCTACAATTTTCGGTGAACCTGAAGATGCAGAAACTCATGCACGAAACATGGAACTGTTGGAAACGGAGTGGACAAAGTTTATAGACAAAAAGGCTTCAGCTGATGGAGTAAAAGAGCTGATGTCAAGAACTTTTTTACACCGCAGAGAATGTATATGTCATTCAGAGCGGCCAGTCTCAGAGATCATGAAGGAGTATCGATGTTTGAGCAGACTTATATTT GTTGCATACGTACGAGATGGTCAGTCTGAAGATATGATGGAACAATTTGAGGAAAAGTGGAAGAGATTTGTTAGAGTTATTATGTCGTATAGCAGAGCAATACCATTTCAAACCAAGGAACTGAAGCAAATTCTGGAAGAGTTGGGTGATGATTGTGATG TTCCACAGATAATCTCACTGAAGTTGAACATATAG
- the LOC136242677 gene encoding uncharacterized protein isoform X1, whose translation MEKTYLQQDKHGESTISSRETSILSCDSSPGSPTSSVASQHSKSSMQPAAVKGSNSLPDPFPIPVFRQTTEQNLVKKDLYPDDRRYMVRVLSTMILAHVSKASVHDCEQVGKALVQKFPFLKEYHSWAQFMYVGCQNCNRKPANATSEPKPKKKMSDNHHYSTIFGEPEDAETHARNMELLETEWTKFIDKKASADGVKELMSRTFLHRRECICHSERPVSEIMKEYRCLSRLIFVAYVRDGQSEDMMEQFEEKWKRFVRVIMSYSRAIPFQTKELKQILEELGDDCDVPQIISLKLNI comes from the exons ATGGAGAAGACATATTTACAACAG GATAAACATGGAGAGTCAACAATTAGTAGTCGAGAG ACATCAATTCTGTCATGTGATAGTTCTCCTGGATCACCTACTTCTAGTGTTGCATCTCAGCACTCGAAG TCATCAATGCAGCCAGCTGCAGTAAAG GGAAGTAATAGCCTTCCTGATCCTTTTCCAATCCCAGTCTTCAGACAAACCACTGAACAGAATTTAGTCAAAAAGGATCTTTATCCTGATGATCGGCGTTACATGGTCAGGGTATTGTCAACTATGATTCTTGCCCATGTATCCAAAGCCAGTGTGCATGATTGTGAACAAGTGGGAAAGGCTCTTGTACAGAAATTCCCTTTCTTAAAAGAATAT CATTCCTGGGCACAATTCATGTACGTAGGATGCCAAAATTGTAACCGTAAACCAGCAAATGCAACGAGTGAACCTAAACCAAAAAAGAAGATGTCTGACAATCATCATTACTCTACAATTTTCGGTGAACCTGAAGATGCAGAAACTCATGCACGAAACATGGAACTGTTGGAAACGGAGTGGACAAAGTTTATAGACAAAAAGGCTTCAGCTGATGGAGTAAAAGAGCTGATGTCAAGAACTTTTTTACACCGCAGAGAATGTATATGTCATTCAGAGCGGCCAGTCTCAGAGATCATGAAGGAGTATCGATGTTTGAGCAGACTTATATTT GTTGCATACGTACGAGATGGTCAGTCTGAAGATATGATGGAACAATTTGAGGAAAAGTGGAAGAGATTTGTTAGAGTTATTATGTCGTATAGCAGAGCAATACCATTTCAAACCAAGGAACTGAAGCAAATTCTGGAAGAGTTGGGTGATGATTGTGATG TTCCACAGATAATCTCACTGAAGTTGAACATATAG